In a genomic window of Gossypium arboreum isolate Shixiya-1 chromosome 7, ASM2569848v2, whole genome shotgun sequence:
- the LOC108473828 gene encoding pleiotropic drug resistance protein 3-like — protein MGENGVEVAELERRMDDDEVELQWAAIERLPTVKRIRTSLFDQKLLNAGKDEDLGMKVIDVTQLRALERRGFIDHLITVIDKDHLNLLNRLKERMARVGLELPTIEVRFKNLNVEAECKVVHGKPHIPTLWNTITNLFSAIRNVNRCVSQPNKIKILDDVSGIIRPSRMTLLLGLPGCGKTTFLQTLAGKHDPSLKVSGEISYNGYKLSEFVPHKTLTYISQYDLHCSDLTVRETIDFSARCQGIGNRADILKELSRREKLLGIIPEPDIDTYMKAISVEGLKRTLQTDYILKILGLDNCADTIVGDAMNRGISGGEKKRLTTGEMMVGPIKSLFMDEISTGLDSSTTFQIVTCLQQLAHITGATILISLLQPTPETFELFDDIILMAEGKILYQGPRSEVQEFFEYCGFRCPQRKGLADFLQEVLSEKDQAQYWFHRDRPYSYVSTDKFIAAFKEFHGQRLHEEIYTPFNKTENHKNALSFNIHSLGKWELFKACLSREWLLTKRHSRLYVLKSSQLIFVALVAVSIFIRTQMKIDEFHVSKFMACLFFGLLRLLTIGIPELALTNSRLGIFYKQRDFYFYPSWAYSIPSAILKIPFSFLNTFLWTTLTYFGVGYSPEPERFFRQLFIQFLLHQVALSIYRLIAVVFQTLSVASIVSQFTVMATLLFSGFIIPLPSMPSWIKWGFWISPVSYTEIGISVNEFLSPRWQMVKKLSSSNETLGHQTLLKRGLNFGEHFYWISVAALMGMWFLVNTAFTLALTYSKPQGTRTSQAIVSHKRFSYLKRKEDLSNSMQENQLPGVHVASKVTSMVLPFVPITLSFENVHYFVDTPKKFRKKVLNKKLHLLQDISGAFRPGVLTALMGASGAGKTTLMDVLSGRKTGGYSEGDIRVGGYPKVQETYARVSGYCEQTDVHSPQITVKESVIFSAWLRLPGEIPRQKRLEFVLEVLQMIELDEIQNALVGVPSVSGISAEQRKRLTIAVELVSNPSIIFMDEPTSGLDARAAAVVMRVVKNIVNTRRTIVCTIHQPSIDIFEAFDEIILMKRGGQIIYSGELGQNSCKLIEYFEGIPGVPKIKDNYNPATWMLEVTKPSSEAELGVDFAHIYKESHLYQRNKELVQESRVPAQGSKELHFSTRFSQNRWEQFKACLWKQHLSYWRNPTYNLGRMILAMVSSVLYGALLWNKGQKVDNDQDFFNIMGSTYVFIVCIGASNLFSVLLIITSQRTIEYRERFVGMYSSKVHSLAQVIIEIPYVFLEATLFLIISYPTVNLYGSAFKVSWYLYNIFCTLLTYKYMGMAIVSLSPTYQVASIFGSYWIMIVNLFSGFLVPQPVLPKWWVWFYWMVPTSWALRGLLTSQYGDINQEIIAFGERKTISTFLENHYGFKHKDLPLTAILLCAYPIFFASIFTYFMAKLNFQRR, from the exons ATGGGGGAAAATGGCGTGGAAGTAGCTGAGCTGGAGAGACGCATGGATGATGATGAAGTGGAGTTGCAGTGGGCTGCAATCGAAAGATTACCCACTGTGAAGCGGATTAGAACCTCCTTGTTTGATCAAAAGTTGTTAAATGCTGGCAAAGACGAGGATTTAGGCATGAAGGTGATTGATGTTACCCAGCTTAGAGCGTTGGAACGCCGTGGTTTTATTGACCATCTTATTACCGTAATCGATAAGGACCATCTCAACCTGCTAAACAGACTGAAAGAGAGAATGGCCAG GGTGGGTTTGGAATTGCCAACAATCGAAGTGAGATTCAAGAATCTGAATGTGGAAGCAGAATGTAAAGTGGTTCATGGAAAGCCCCATATCCCTACTCTTTGGAACACCATCACAAACCTATTCTCT GCTATTAGAAACGTTAATCGATGCGTGTCTCAACCAAACAAGATCAAGATTCTCGACGATGTGAGCGGCATCATAAGGCCGTCCAG GATGACGCTGTTGCTTGGCCTTCCCGGTTGTGGAAAAACAACTTTTTTGCAGACACTTGCAGGGAAGCATGACCCGTCTCTCAAG GTCTCAGGGGAAATTTCTTATAATGGTTACAAGTTGAGTGAGTTTGTTCCTCACAAAACGTTGACTTATATAAGTCAATACGACTTGCATTGTTCTGACTTGACTGTAAGAGAGACAATCGACTTCTCAGCACGTTGTCAGGGCATTGGGAACAGAGCAG ATATTTTGAAAGAACTCAGTAGACGGGAGAAGCTACTTGGGATCATCCCTGAACCTGATATAGACACCTATATGAAG GCAATTTCAGTAGAGGGATTAAAGAGAACACTTCAGACAGACTACATATTAAAG ATCTTAGGACTGGATAATTGTGCTGATACAATAGTGGGGGATGCAATGAACCGAGGAATCTCTGGCGGTGAAAAGAAAAGGCTGACGACAG GGGAAATGATGGTTGGCCCGATCAAATCACTTTTTATGGATGAAATATCAACCGGCTTAGATAGTTCCACCACCTTTCAAATTGTAACCTGTCTGCAACAATTGGCCCATATAACAGGGGCCACGATTTTAATTTCACTTCTTCAACCAACTCCAGAGACCTTCGAACTCTTTGATGACATTATTCTAATGGCAGAAGGAAAAATTTTATACCAAGGACCTCGGAGTGAAGTTCAAGAGTTCTTTGAATATTGCGGCTTTAGGTGCCCACAACGAAAAGGCCTCGCTGACTTCTTGCAAGAA GTACTCTCCGAAAAAGATCAAGCACAATACTGGTTTCATAGGGACCGACCTTATAGTTATGTTTCTACTGACAAATTTATAGCTGCATTCAAGGAGTTTCATGGACAGAGGCTACATGAAGAAATCTACACACCCTTCAACAAAACTGAGAATCACAAGAATGCTTTGTCATTTAACATCCATTCATTGGGAAAATGGGAGTTATTCAAAGCATGTTTGTCTAGGGAATGGCTTCTTACTAAGCGTCACTCGCGTTTGTATGTGCTCAAATCATCACAG CTTATTTTTGTGGCATTGGTAGCTGTGTCAATATTTATACGCACACAAATGAAGATTGATGAGTTCCATGTAAGCAAGTTCATGGCTTGCTTATTTTTTGGTCTTTTGAGACTTCTGACCATTGGAATTCCAGAGTTGGCACTTACTAATTCCAGGCTTGGCATATTCTACAAGCAAAGAGATTTTTACTTCTATCCTTCATGGGCTTATTCGATTCCTTCAGCTATTCTAAAGATTCCATTCTCATTTTTAAATACTTTTCTTTGGACAACTCTTACATATTTTGGGGTTGGCTACAGTCCAGAACCAGAAAG GTTCTTCCGTCAGCTTTTCATCCAGTTCCTTCTTCATCAAGTGGCACTCTCAATTTATCGATTGATTGCTGTTGTATTTCAAACACTATCCGTTGCATCAATTGTTAGTCAATTTACAGTGATGGCAACATTATTATTTAGTGGCTTCATAATACCCCTGC CATCGATGCCTTCTTGGATAAAATGGGGCTTTTGGATCTCCCCTGTCTCATATACAGAAATAGGAATCTCAGTGAATGAATTTCTGTCTCCGAGGTGGCAAATGGTAAAAAAG CTTTCATCTTCAAATGAGACTTTGGGGCATCAGACTCTACTAAAACGTGGGCTAAACTTTGGTGAACACTTCTACTGGATATCAGTTGCAGCTTTGATGGGAATGTGGTTTCTTGTTAACACTGCATTCACCTTGGCTCTTACTTATTCAAAGC CACAAGGGACTCGGACATCTCAAGCTATTGTTTCTCATAAAAGGTTCTCTtatctgaaaagaaaagaagattTGAGCAATTCCATGCAAGAAAACCAATTGCCTGGTGTTCATGTAGCATCAAAAGTTACGAGTATGGTTTTACCTTTTGTGCCTATAACACTATCATTTGAGAATGTGCATTACTTTGTGGATACTCCCAAG AAATTTAGAAAGAAAGTCTTAAATAAGAAACTACATCTTCTTCAAGATATTTCCGGTGCATTTAGACCTGGAGTTCTTACAGCTTTGATGGGTGCCAGTGGAGCTGGCAAGACAACACTGATGGATGTTCTTTCGGGAAGAAAAACCGGAGGCTATAGTGAAGGGGATATAAGAGTTGGAGGATACCCCAAAGTCCAAGAGACATATGCAAGAGTATCGGGGTACTGTGAGCAAACTGACGTACACTCTCCACAAATAACAGTAAAGGAATCAGTGATTTTCTCAGCTTGGTTACGCCTACCAGGAGAGATTCCAAGGCAGAAAAGATTG GAATTTGTGTTAGAGGTCCTTCAAATGATTGAACTTGATGAAATCCAAAATGCTTTAGTTGGCGTCCCTAGTGTTAGTGGCATATCTGCAGAGCAACGCAAACGACTTACTATAGCAGTAGAGCTTGTTTCTAATCCATCAATAATATTTATGGATGAACCCACCTCCGGTTTAGATGCTAGAGCAGCTGCCGTTGTCATGCGAGTGGTGAAGAATATAGTTAATACTAGGAGGACCATTGTATGTACCATTCACCAGCCAAGTATAGACATCTTTGAGGCTTTCGACGAG ATTATTTTGATGAAAAGAGGGGGGCAAATAATATATTCTGGAGAACTTGGCCAGAATTCTTGTAAGCTTATCGAATACTTTGAG GGAATACCAGGGGTGCCGAAAATAAAAGACAACTACAATCCAGCGACGTGGATGTTAGAGGTCACAAAACCTTCTTCTGAAGCTGAACTTGGAGTGGATTTTGCCCATATCTACAAAGAATCTCATTTGTATCA GAGAAACAAAGAGCTAGTTCAAGAGTCGAGAGTTCCAGCACAGGGTTCAAAGGAACTACATTTTTCTACACGCTTTTCACAAAATAGATGGGAACAATTCAAAGCATGCCTCTGGAAGCAACATTTGTCTTATTGGAGAAACCCCACATATAACTTGGGGCGCATGATATTAGCCATGGTATCATCTGTGTTATATGGAGCACTTCTTTGGAACAAAGGGCAAAAAGT AGATAATGACCAGGATTTCTTCAACATAATGGGATCAACGTATGTTTTTATCGTTTGCATTGGAGCAAGCAACTTGTTTTCGGTTCTTCTAATCATAACTAGTCAGCGGACTATCGAGTACAGAGAACGTTTTGTTGGAATGTACTCGTCTAAAGTACATTCGTTAGCACAG GTCATAATTGAAATACCATATGTTTTCCTTGAAGCAACTTTGTTCTTGATAATTTCATATCCGACAGTCAACTTGTATGGATCAGCTTTCAAAGTATCTTGGTATTTATATAACATTTTCTGTACTTTGCTCACCTACAAATACATGGGCATGGCCATTGTTTCTTTGTCTCCAACTTACCAAGTGGCCTCAATATTTGGGAGTTACTGGATCATGATTGTGAATTTGTTCTCTGGTTTTCTCGTACCACAACCT GTGTTGCCTAAATGGTGGGTTTGGTTCTATTGGATGGTTCCAACTTCTTGGGCACTGAGAGGTCTCCTTACTTCTCAATATGGAGATATCAATCAGGAAATCATAGCATTTGGAGAACGCAAAACTATCAGTACGTTCTTAGAAAATCACTATGGGTTCAAACATAAGGATCTGCCCCTTACAGCTATTTTACTGTGTGCTTACCCGATTTTCTTTGCCTctatttttacatattttatgGCTAAGCTTAACTTCCAAAGGAGGTGA